TCGTCAACGCGCCGGAGAAGAAGGACATCGCTCTGCCGGAGGAGAAGGAGATCGTCGCCGCCTTCGACCGCGCGCGCGCGAAGCCGATCGATCCATGGGTGGATCGCGTCCGGCAGGAGCCGCTGGTCGCCTCCCCCCCGAAGCCGGCGACGCTCGTTGACGAGACCGAGATCGCCTCCGCGGGCGCCACGAGGTGGCGACTGTCGAACGGCGTCACCGTGATCCTGAAGCCGACCGACTTCAAGAACGACCAGGTCCTGCTCACCGGCTTCAGCCCCGGCGGGACGTCGGTGGTCACCGACGCGCGGTACGTCTCCGCGGCTCTCTCCTCCTCGATCCTCTCCGAAGGCGGCCTCGGCTCGTTCGACAGCGTCGAGCTGGAGAAGGCGCTGACGGGGAAGATCGCGTCGGCCTTCGGGTTCCTGGGGGATCTGGAGGAAGGGATCTCGGCCTTCGCCTCCCCGCGGGACCTCGAGACGATGTTCCAGCTCGCCTATCTGAGGTTCACGGCGCCGCGCGCCGACGCGGCGGCGTTCCAGACCTGGAAGTCGCGCATGAAGGGGTTCCTGGAGAACCGCCTCGCGAGGCCCGAGAACGTCTTCGCGGACAGGATGAGCGAGACGATGTCGCAGGGACACTTCCGCCGGCGCCCTCTGAGCGTCGCGACCCTCGACGAGGCGGACCTCGGGACGGCCGAGGCCGTCTGGCGCGATCGCTTCGCCGACGCCTCCGACTTCACGTTCGTCATCGTCGGCGCATTCGGGACCGACGCCATCCGGCCGCTCGTCATGACCTGGCTCGGCGGCCTCCCGTCGACGGGTCGCGTGGAATCGTGGAAGGACGTCGGGGTGCGCGCTCCGGACGGAGTCCTTGGCGTTGAAGTGCGCAAGGGGATCGAGCCGAAGAGCCAGGTGCGCCTCGTCTTCACCGGCGAGGCTCCCTGGAGCCGGGATCAGAGCCAGCTCATCGGCGCTCTGGCCTCCGCCCTTCGCATCCGCCTCAGGGAGATTCTCCGCGAGGACATGGGTGGCGTCTACGGAGTGGGGGTCTCGGGAGGGCTCGCGCGCCGGCCGAGGGAGGAGTACGGCTTCACGATCACCTTCGGGTGCGATCCGGGCCGCGTCGAAGAGCTCCTCAAGGCGACGCTGGATTCCGTCGAGACGGTGAAGAAGGACGGTGCCTCAGCCGACGTCGTCGCGAAGGTCAAGGAACAGCAGGTGCGCGCGCACGAGACCGATCTGCGGGAGAACGGCTACTGGATGTCGCAGCTCGCCGAGGCGGCGCGCTACGGGGAGACGCCGTGGCGAATCCTCGAGCATGAGAGGCTCGTCGGCCTGGTCACCTCCGAGGCGCTCCGGGACGCGGCCCGTCGCTACCTCAATCTGGATCGGCGCGTCGTCGGGGTTCTCTATCCGGAGAAGTCCGCCGACGCCAGCGAAAAGAAGGCGCCGTAGGACGTGCTCGCGCTACGGAAGCCCATCCGCTCCGGAGGGACCATGAAATCTCGGAGTGGAGGTCCGAATCTTCGTGGTAACGCGTCGGCCGAGGAGGGCCACTTCTGGGCGACCCAAACGGGCGCGGAGCTCGACGAGGCCCACCCG
This window of the Acidobacteriota bacterium genome carries:
- a CDS encoding insulinase family protein; translated protein: MTPPAADLKSRLLLALGSFIITLFASSIAAFPGAPPAPAPPAAPDPATIEASAVLPLDRAIRSGKLENGLSYFIRRNARPEKRAEMWLAVNAGSTLEDDDQLGLAHFVEHMAFNGTRHFKKHELVDALERMGMRFGPDINAYTSFDETVYTILVPTDDPANVDRALLILEDWAGAVSFETTQIEKERGVVIEEWRVGRGAEARMRDRQFPVLFHGSRYADRLTIGKKAILESASPDTIRRFYRDWYRPDLMAVIAVGDIDPEKMEVEIRKRFAGLKNPKKERARTVFPVPDHDETLVAVATDSEATSTSVAVDTLLPRSGETAADYRRSIVERLYHFMLNDRLDELRRAPDPPFLSAFSSGSRLTRSREAEFQRATVEEKGIARGLDALLTEQARVEKHGFTPTELERVKANVLRGYERAYDERDKQESGGLANEILDHFLEGEPAPGIEFELGLARRFLPTISLQEINGLARDRGAMRNRVVLVNAPEKKDIALPEEKEIVAAFDRARAKPIDPWVDRVRQEPLVASPPKPATLVDETEIASAGATRWRLSNGVTVILKPTDFKNDQVLLTGFSPGGTSVVTDARYVSAALSSSILSEGGLGSFDSVELEKALTGKIASAFGFLGDLEEGISAFASPRDLETMFQLAYLRFTAPRADAAAFQTWKSRMKGFLENRLARPENVFADRMSETMSQGHFRRRPLSVATLDEADLGTAEAVWRDRFADASDFTFVIVGAFGTDAIRPLVMTWLGGLPSTGRVESWKDVGVRAPDGVLGVEVRKGIEPKSQVRLVFTGEAPWSRDQSQLIGALASALRIRLREILREDMGGVYGVGVSGGLARRPREEYGFTITFGCDPGRVEELLKATLDSVETVKKDGASADVVAKVKEQQVRAHETDLRENGYWMSQLAEAARYGETPWRILEHERLVGLVTSEALRDAARRYLNLDRRVVGVLYPEKSADASEKKAP